AGATGCCGATCAAACTTCCAATACTGATCCCAAGAAGCAATAGTAAAATGCTTCCATAGTTATGTATAAAAGTTTTTGCAGAATATTTCATTAGGTTTTACAATAGTTAATGTATTTAGGATGCTAAAGTAATCTTTTTAAATTACTTTATGCGTATCTATTCATTATTGAAATGCATTGCCGAAAAGAACGGCTTTCTTTGATTACATCCTTTAGCTTTTTTATCTTTGATCAACATAAGGCACTATATGCTGTGCGTGCTAGGTGATCAATTTTAAAAAGCTATCTTTAGCGACAGCATTAATGAGGCATTGCTTTTAAGGATCTATTGGTTGAAATATTTAAAGAAAATGGAATTTGTAACGACAGGAGACGGTTCGAAAACGTTGTTTAATGCGGAAATAGGTGAATGTTATCATTCTAAACACGGAGCGGTACAGGAAAGCAGGCATGTTTTTATAAAAACAGGGCTTGACCACTATGTACAAACAACAGGGGCAATCGACGTCGGGATCCTAGAGGTTGGGTTCGGGACAGGGTTGAATTTTTTGCAAACAGCTGACTTTCTTAGCGATAAATCCGTTCAGGTGGAATATGTCGGAATAGAGGGCTTTCCCTTGCCTTTGTCCACTATTGCCGCAACGGGCTATGAGGCGACGGTACATCCGACCGTATGGGCAAGCTATTTGAATGCATACGAGCAGGCTTTGTTGGGAAACGTACAGATTAACGCGTACTTAAAGCTTCATATTGACCATACCTTATTGATGAATTTCCAATCGGATCGCTTATTTGACGTTGTTTATTTTGATGCTTTTGCGGCAGTGCATCAGCCTGAGATGTGGAATGATGCTGCCTTGGGACATATCGCGCAGTTTGTTAAACCTGGCGGTGTTTTTGTGACTTATGCTATTACCGGAAACCTCAAACGCAGTATGAAAGCATTGGGCTTTTCAATAGAGAAGACGCCTGGTGCACCTGGCAAGCGTGAAATGCTTCGTGCGACTAAGTTATAAGAAGGGCGATTGTCGACTTTAAATTATTGTTAACTGCTTGGTATTCTAAAAAGTGTTTTCTAATTTAGCCCAAAATAGAGGCGCTAACCTATTCACCACTTGTGGTTTATATTTTACTACTAATGACAGATTCGCAGTTGATAGACAGTTTGAAGACAGATGGCCAGGAAGGATTTGTTGCGATTTATCGTAAATTCTATAAACAACTGTTATTCTTTATACTTGGTTATCTGAAGGAAAACCGTGTGGCCGAGGAAATCGTGGCCGATGTTTTCGTTAAGGTATGGGAGCGTAGGTCTGATTTTTATACAATGGAAAATCTAAAGGCCTTTATCTATATTTCGGCAAAGAATGCGAGTCTGAATGTTATTCGGTCGGAGCGTTCTAAAGGCATCCATGAATCCTTGACAAATTATGAGGATCTGTTGGTAGATGATCGCGACGTTTTCTCAAAAATGATTCATGCGGAGTTAATCCACTCTATATTTATTGAGGTCGGAAAGCTTCCGGAAAAACAACGGGAAGTTTTTAATATGACCTATCTTGAAGACAAGACTGTCGAAGAGATTGCAGAAGAGCTTCAAATGAGCCCAACTGCTGTATACACAAACCGTTCCCGTGCGATACATACCATACGAACCTTGTTGGGGACTAAAAATGCATTAACGCTCCTCGCGTTTTTATCTTTAGTCGGCGAGAATTAGCCGGGGCGTATCCGATTTTATACCCCGCTATTTATTCTGTTTTGACCCTTATCTTTTTATTTTCTGATTGGTTTTCTAAGCTTCTGCGCTGTTTTTTTACCTGTTTAATATTTTTTTACTTTTTTATGTAAGATTCTGTGAGTCGCCGTGTTTTTATTGACGAAAGAAACGATGACGAAAAGTATGCATGGTACAGACCACATTATAACACTTCTGAACTCCTATTTAAAGGGTGAAATTCATCCTGATACACATGTGGAACTCCGGTTGTTATTTGAACAATACCCAGAATTGCAGAGCATGTTAATGGAGTTAGAAAATCCAGAAAACCTTCAGCAAGAACTTAAAATTTATGAAAGTCTTTTTGAGGCTGATGCAATAAAGGCAGAAGAAAGGGTTTTGTCGACCATTTTAGATCGAATTGACGTAAAGTCAACTGAGCAGCAGGTGAGCTGGTTCAAAAAATATCGGTTGTATGCTGCTGCTGCGGCATGTATCATCGGTTTAATTGGGCTGGGGACTTGGAAAATGAAACAAGATGAACAAGCTCAAACTGTTGTTGATCCGATACTCCTGGCTAAAGATCTTGTACCCGGAGCCAATAAGGCAAGGCTTCAGCTTGCCGACGGAACGCATGTAGACCTGGATGGGCGTTATAGTGGGATTTTAATGGGAAGTAAGATCCAGTATAGCGATGGTTCGGTTGCAGTGAATACAAAAGAAGATAAAGGACAGATGATGGTCTTGTCAACACCTAGAGGTGGGCAATATCAGATTTCCCTGTCTGACGGTACTAAGGTGTGGTTGAATGCCGATACGCGCTTGCGTTATCCCAACAAGTTTATAGGCCAAACACGTGTTGTAGAATTAGATGGTGAGGCTTACTTTGAGGTCGAAAAGATGCGGGATAAACCTTTTGTGGTTGTGACCAATAAAGAGAAAGTCGAAGTATTGGGAACTCATTTCAATGTTTATTCTTTTCCGGGAGAGCAGGAATCAAAAGTGTCTTTGTTGGAAGGTAAAGTAAAGGTATCTGTGCCTATAGGAAAGGAAAGACTGCTTGTTCCCGGAGAACAGGCTTTGGTGAATGGCGAAGAACTCTCTGTTCAACAAGCCGCTGTAGAGGAAAGTATTGCCTGGAAGAATAATGAGTTTACATTTAACGATGAACCTTTGGGAACGGCATTGACACAAATAGCGAGATGGTATGATATTGATATCGAAATAGCTCCAAGTGTGTCGAAAATTAGGTTATGGGGATCAGTATCGCGTTTGGACAATTTTGATAAGGTACTTAAGATTATCAAAATGACAGACGATAAAATAAAAGTTCAGATTGAAGGAAGGAGGGTGAAATTGATGAAATAAGAATACATTAAATCATTATTTCGTCCTTTTAAGGAGCTGAGGAAGGTGGCACTTCCCCAGCAAATTGGTTCGAGATATAATAAAACTTACTCAACTGTTTATTAAACTAACAAAACCAACCAAATGTAATGAAAAAGTATAAATACCTCATTATTATGAAAATGATTATTATGCTTCTTTTGTTTAGTATCGTGCAGCTTCAAGCTGGAAGTTTCGCTCAGACGGTGCGTATAAAAAAGAAGAATAGTCCTATTGTTGATGTATTTCGGGAAATCAAAAAACAAACTGGATATACCGTATTATGTAAATCAGAAATTATCAGCAATAGTCCTAAGGTCAGTGTGGATTTTAATAATCTCTCCTTAGACCGGGCATTAAATGAACTGTTGTCTCCTAGAGGTCTTAGCTACATCAAAGAAGGCAATTCTATTATTGTGAAGATTAGTGATAACAGTCGTCTCGAGCAGTATGCGCCGCTCACAAATGTAGGCTGGCTAGCAGAGCAAAGCCCTGTTCAGGGCAAAATTACCGATCAGGATGGCAAAGTGCTTGCTGGGGTAAGTGTAGCCGTAAAGGGCGGAAAAAAAGCAACTGCATCAGACGCCAATGGAAATTATACAATTGCTGTAAGCAGAGGGTCAATTCTGGTATTTAGTTTTGTTGGCTATGAGCGTAAAGAAGTAGAAGTGAACGGAGATGTCTTGAATGTTAGCATGCATCCAAGTCTATCGAATCTGGCAGAAGTCGTTGTCACTGGATATGGTACATTTAAGAAATCGGACTATACTGGCTCTGCTTCAACAATACGTACAGAGCGTATGTCAGATGTACCAGCAGTAGATTTTTCGACAATGCTCCAAGGTAATGCACCTGGAGTGCAGGTTAATTCCCTATCGGGTCAGCCAGGAGGTTCAACGGATATTCGAATACGGGGTATGGGGTCTATCAATGCAGTCAATAGGCCGCTTTTTGTTATCGATGGAGTGCCAGTGATGTCGGGCGATATCTCTTCTAGCAGTTCAAACAATGCTGGTCTCGATGTCATGTCTACCTTGAGTAATGCAGATATTGAGCAGATTACGGTGATAAAAGATGCGGCAGCAGCTTCGCTTTATGGCTCCCGGGCAGCAGGCGGTGTTATCTTGATCACAACCAAATCGGGCAAGGCCGGGAAACCTGTATTTTCGTTCAAAGGTGACTATGGGCTTTCCAGTCAAGCGACAGATTTTCGTGAGGTAATGAATGGTCCGCAACGGCGCGAAATGCTACTTGAAGGGCTTCGCAACAAAGCACGTTATATCGACAAGTTGACTGACGAAACATTGATTGAAGATTTTGCACAAAACAATATTGATAAATATGCACCGCAACCCTGGAGCGGCTGGACAGATTGGAAAAAGGAACTATTTCGTCGCAATTCACCGTTTAGAAACGCAGACTTGTCAGCTTCCGGTGGGGATTCCAAAGTCTCATACTATACATCATTGGGCTATACCAATCAAACAGGCTTGTCTTATCAGTCTGGTTTTGAAAGGTTAACAGGTCGTTTGAATGTGAAATACAAAATGAGCGACAAGCTAGAACTTGGGGCTAATATTTTATATTCAAATGTGAACCAGGATGTTAATTCGGAAGGCGGAACTTACACATCACCGATCTATTCATCACGTCACAAACTGACTGCTTCCGAACCTGTATATAATGAAGACGGTAGCTTCTTTTTGGATTTTTTCTCCAATGGTCCACGTAATCCGAAAGCATCATCATTGTATAATTACCGTCGGGAAAAAGCAGATCGATCGTTCAATACCGTCTTTGCAAACTATAAGTTTATGGATGGTCTCGTTTTCAATACAACCTTCAGTTTAGATCATACAACGACTCGATACAACTCCTGGTCTGATCCGCGGACTTCAGATGGTGAGAAGACAAATGGTTCATTGTCTACAAGTTTTACCGACTATAATCAAATGGTGTGGCGTAATAGCTTGACCTATACCAAGACATTTGCGGCGAAACACCATTTGGATGTTTTGGGCGGTTATGAAGTCAACCGTTACCGCAGAGATGGGATGGATGGGGCCAAAGATAACTTCCCTTCGGTAGAAAAGATTGTACTTTCCAATGGTTCGGTGCTCACTGATCTTTCCGGGTCGAATACGGAATGGCGATTGCTGTCGTATCTTTCGCGCGCCAACTACAATTATGATGATAAGTATTTCTTAGGAGGAAGTGTGCGCATGGATGGTAGTTCAAGGATTCATCGGAGCAGCCGTTGGGGCACATTTTGGTCACTGTCAGGCGCATGGAAGTTTACGAAAGAGAGTTTTATGGACTCTTTGAACGATGTGCTGACAGATGGAAAGATTCGGGTGTCTTATGGTACAAACGGTACTTTGCCTTCAAGTTATTTCACCTACATGGATTTAACAGGATTTGGCTATCCGTATGGGAATAATCCGGGGATCAGGGAAACACAGATCGGAAATCCAAACCTAAGATGGGAAAAACAGAATAACCTTAATATTGGTTTGGATGTTCGTTTATTTGATCGATTGGGACTTACATTCGAATGGTATAGAAGGCAGTCATCAGATTTATTGAATGATATGCCGACCTCCTTAACAACGGGTTTCGGATCTTACCTGACAAACATTGGAGCAATTCGAAACTCGGGTATCGAAGTGGATCTGAATGCAGATATTCTACGTGACAAAGCGTTCAAATGGAATGCGAGTTTGAATTTCGGTATGAACAAAAATAAGACAATAGCTTTGGCCGATGGTAGTGAGGAATTACGCGATGGTACGTCAATACATCGTATAGGCCAGCCTTGGTATAGTTATTATCTTATTGAGTTTGCTGGAATAAACCGGGAGACTGGGGTACCTCAATATTATGTCAATGACCCTTCAAATTTAGGATCAAGGGATATTACAGAGGATTATACTAAAGCTAATCGTATTCTTTACAAAAGTGTCGATCCAAAACTGATCGGTGGGTTTACCAATACGTTCCGGTATAAGATGTTTGATCTGAATTTCACCTGGACTTATTCACTTGGCGGCAACTCCTATGACAGTGGTGCAAGCAAGACTGAACTAGGCGGAAAAACTGGCTATGATAATATACCACAGTATTATGAACGGAGATGGCAGAAGCCTGGTGACGTAACCGATATCGAGATGTTTATGGTCGGGAATACTTACGATATGAGTAGTGTGGCCAATACACGTCGTGTCCATTCTACGGATCATATTCGATTGAAGAATATGACTTTTGGTATTTCTTTGCCACAGCAGATCTCGCGTCGCCTCAAAGTAAGTAATATTAGGGCATATTGTTCGGGCGTAAACCTATTGACGTTTGCAGCCTACAAAAACTATGATCCGGAAGTACCTGTAAATGGTACCGTGTATTTTGAGTCCCCTAAATTGAAGACAGTAACCTTTGGTTTGGATGTTAAATTCTAAAAAAAGACTATGAAAAATATATTATCAATGGTATTGCTCTCTTCCACTCTTTTGGTGGGATGCGGTGACCAATGGTTGGAGAAAGCGCAACCGAGTACATCAACAGAAAGTTCGCAGGCTATAAAATCTGTTCGTGATGCGGGATATGCCTTAAATGGTATTTATGATATTATGCGCGGATATGAATACTATGGCGCAAGAATGACCTATTATGGGGATGTGACAGGAGAAGATATGTTGGCTAATGGTGATACAAAAAGAGCTGCAAAGTATTATCTTTTTGACTTTAATAAAGATAATACACCTAGTTCATTGTGGTATCAACCCTATCGCGTATTAAGAAATGCCAACGGTATTTTGACCTATGTAAATGGTGTTCCAGAAGGCCAAATGACGGAAGAGCTGGGAGATATCAAAGGTCAGGCCCTCACACTTAGAGCAATGGCCCATTTTGATCTGGTGAAAGTTTTTGGAGCTCCCTACACAAAAGACAATGGCGCTTCTTTAGGCGTACCGATCGAAACTGAGAAACATGCTTCTACCAATAAACCGGTGCGAAATTCGGTTAGGGATGTTTACAAACAGGTGATTGAAGATCTGGAAAACGCAGTGAACTTGTTAAGTGCAGCGAAAAAGAATGGTAAGCTGAATAAATTTGGTGCTCAACTACTACTCGCCAGAGCTTATCTCTACACGGGAGATCATGCAAAGGCTTTTGCGCTGACAAATCAATTCATTAAAGATGCCGAAGCGGCACAGAGTTCGACAAAAGGGCAATACATCCTGTGGACGAATAGTGAGTATGCCACTGTTTGGTCAAAGGATTTTACCAGTGAAATTTTGTTTGGACTATCCGTTCTAAAGACAGAAAGTGGGCCAGGAAAAGAGGGGATCGGCAATTTATTATGGCGTAATGGGTATAATGATATTATTCTGTCGGATGATTATATGAATCTGATTAAGAATGATGCAAACGATGTACGTCATAAAATCATTACCAAATATACCAGCAAGCAAGTTGATTATTATTATCTAAATAAGTATCCGGGCAATACAGCTGATGGGGAGAACCCGGAGTTTGCAGATATCCCGGTGCTTCGTCTTTCGGAAGCTTACCTGATTGCTGCTGAATCGGCGGTGAAGCTAGGTGACAATGCGAATGCTTTAAAGTATTTGAATGCGATTGTTACACGTGCAAATCCGGCAAAATCTATTAGTGGTGTAGTTACTTTAGAACGCGTTATGGAAGAACGCCGTCGTGAACTTGTAGGGGAGGGGCATCGTTTGTTTGATGCTATGCGCAATAATATGCGTATCGAACGAAAGGGCGCTGCCCATGTTTCACCTTCATTGAGACCGGAAACAAAATCCTTTGATCGGACATTTTTTAAAACTTTAATGGCCATTCCAAGGGTTGAAATTGATGCAAATAATAATATTGTTCAGAATGAAGGATATTAATATCGTATGAAAATTCATTTAAAAGCAAAGCACGGTGGTTCCTATGGAATCGCCGTGATCTGGTATTTGTTTGTTCTATTTGGCGTTATGCAAGGTACTGTTGCCCAAAGCGCTTTGGAATTGGGGAAGTTTGACGGTCCTTATTTTTTTTATGAAAATGGTGACAGTAGTTGTATCCGTGTGGAACATGGTCAGGTGTTGTCCGAAAAATCGGAGCATATAAAAGCCTTTAAGGTTTCGACGGAAGACGGTAAGCACCAATTTGAAGTTTGGCGTCATCCCATGGTGGCTCCTGCCTGGTCCTATCGTCCAAGCAAAAAGATTGTGGTCTTGTCGGATCCGCACGGTGATTTTGAATCTTTCTATTCGATTCTCAACGCGCAGAAGGTCATAGGGTTAAACTACGAGTGGACGTTTGGGAGTAATCAGCTTGTCATCATAGGCGATGTGTTTGACCGCGGGAAAGATGTTTTGCCTATCTTTTGGTTGATCTATAAACTTGAATACGAGGCTGCAAAAGCTGGCGGGCAGGTCCACTTTTTATTTGGTAATCATGAAGAGATGGTTTTACGCGGAAATTATAAATATACGCAAGAAAAATACAAAGCTTTAGCAGAGAAGGTAGGTAGGGATTATCGTGACTTTTGGTCAGTAAATACGGAGTTGGGGAAATGGTTACAGACAAAGAATACCATGGAAAAGATCGGGGATAATCTGTTTGTTCATGCCGGGCTAAGTGCAGCGATGTTGGATCCTCAATGGTCGATCTCAGCGGTCAATGACTCGGTACGTCATCATCTTTTTCAACAGAAGGAAGAACGGCAAAAATCGAAAGCTGCTACTTTCCTATTTGGCAGTGAGGGGCCACTATGGTACCGCGGAATGGTTCGTGAAGAAGAAAAATATCTTCCCTTGCCACAAACAGAGTTAGAAAAGTTAATGGATGTATATGGTGCTCGAAAAATCTTTGTAGGGCATACCATTTTTCCGGAAGTAAGCAAATTTTATGCGGGTAAGGTCTATGCTGTGAATGTTGCCAATGAAGCCAATCGCCTGAAGGGCCATAGTCGTGGAGTGCTTCTCCAGGGGGCTAAGGTTATCATTCTTTATGACGATGCTAGCAAAAATAAATACTTCGCCTCTAATTTATAAGCCGCTTAGCAAGTTGATATAATTATCGATAAAATGCAGTTTGTCTTTGGATTTATATTGTTGAATATAGCGCGGATGGTCGAGGACGGTCATTTTTCCAAACAACTTTTCTTCCTTGTTGATCTTGGCGAGAAAGGTTGCATTTTTCTTTCCGAGGACAAAGACCTCCTCTGTGACCAAGCCCATGGAAATGTGCTGTTTTAGGGAATCCAACATAAAGGGGCGGACCATGTCAAAAAGTTGCTTGTCGTCGTAATAGTTTGCATTGATCCAGTTGTTGGGTTTTGTTTCTCGGACAATCGCGAGGGGAAATGGCGAATTGATGTAAAACTGTTTGTAGAAGATATCAGGGCCGCCATAAGCTTCAATCATATCGTACATAAAAACCGAAGATATTTCATGGGTGTGTGCAGATTGCATCTCTATGCCACATGCACTAGCTAATCTTTTGGTGTCTGTAAAAGGAACGCCTGTAACACCAGCACCGTGTCTGCTCGGATTAATGCCGATAATGAATTTTCTTTGCAGATTGTCCTGGTAATATTTGTGGTAGAACTTTTCCATCACTACCAATGTCTCAGGGTTGTCAAGATAGGGATTAATTACGTTGAACTCCGGAGGTAGATTCCCTTTGTAATGAAGTCGTTTGTTAAATAAAACTACTTTTTCCGCAAATGTTAGCATCGTTCGTGTGTTTAAAAACAAAATACGATTTTTTAAAGAGGTAAAAAACAAAGCGGGGTGTCAAACGACACCCCGCTTTGTTTTTTTGTATCTTGAGTCAAGATTAGTGACCTTGTGTACCGTCTACACCATGTGAATGTCCATGAGACAACTCTTCTTCAGTAGCAGGACGTACAGTTAAGATTTCGATATCGAAATTTAATGTTTTACCAGCCATTGGGTGGTTTAAGTCAGCAACAACTACTTCTGGAGTAACCTCAGCTACTACAGCGCGGAATTGGTTTCCTTGATTGTCTTGTAAAGGCAATACTTCTCCTACTGGAGGTAAACCTGTTTCTTTGAACATATCTACTGGCAATTGTGCGAATGCTCTGTCGTCTTTTTGACCGTAAGCATCATCCGGTGCCAATTCAAATGAAATTTTATCACCAACGTTTAAGTCTGCGATGTTTTCTTCAAATTTAGGTAACATCATACCTACACCATATAAGAAATCTAAAGGTTGTTCTGCAGTTGTTTCTTCAACGAAAACTTTTTCACCGTTTTCTACTGTGTGAAGTCTGTACGTCAATGCTACGACGTCGTTTGCTTTTATAGCCATCTGATTTTGATTTTTGGAAGCCCGAGGCTACCGTTTATTAAATATAATTTATTAACGCTTGTATGGAATCCTGTGGTAGACTGCAGGTCCTGTTTTTACAAAGATATGCTTTTGTCTCCTTTCCGACTCTATGTTCGAGCAATGGAAGATTTTCTTCTGTACCGCCAAGAACAATTTTATTTGGAATATAATAGTTGCCGAGTTCATTTTTGAAAGCCATTGCTTTATCCCCCGTCAATGCAATTTCATTGATTCCATATATTTCTTCTAGCAATAATATTGCCCAATTTGAATAAGCCGAACCATAAGTCTTGATTTGCGGGAATACATTCGCCAGCAATTGGTCTGTAATGGCGATGTAATTTTCATCATCAAAAAGCAAACCTAATCGTTTCAGCTGACGAACCATTGTCGACGAAGAGGATGGAATTACATTATCCATAATTTCGCTTTTCCGTGCGATGAGTTCCTCTGCCTGCGACGATGTATAGTAGAATGTTTTTTGTGATCCATCGTAAAAGAATGCAATGGCCTTATCAGCGAGCTGTCTTGCTTTTGTGAGCCAATTGAGGTCAAATGTCGCCTCATATAATGCTATAAAGGCTTCAATAGTGAATGCATAGTCATCTAAGAAGCCTGCGATCGCTCTATTGTTATCTTTTGGTTGGTGCAATAACTGGAGATCGTCTTGAATAAGATGTGTACAGATAAACTGGGCATTGTTTAAAGCGAGTTCAAGGAAATGGCTGTATCCAAGACTGTGATAGGCATCTATTAGTCCTTTTAGAAATAGCGCATTCCAAGTGGTCAGCTGCTTATGGTCGAGTCCCGGACGGATCCGTTGTTCACGATAGTTGTATAATTTTTTCTTTGAAATTTTTAGAAAATCTGCCCATTCGTCAGCTGACATATTGACCTTTGTTGCTAACTGGTCTGCATTAATGGCGCAAATAGGAATGTTGGTTTTCTCCTCCTCCCAGTTGCCGACTTCGGTTATGTTAAAATATTGCCCGAGTAGGGGGGCATCATCGCCCAATACCTCGTCAAATTCAGCTTTGGAGAAGGAATAGTATTTCCCTTCAATGCCCTCGCTATCGGCATCTAAAGCGCTATAGAAACCATGGTTTGGAGCAAGCATTTCACGCTCGGCCCAAGTAATCGTTTCTTCGATAATCCGTTTATAGAATGGATCCCGACTTTGTTGATAAGCTTCGGCATACAGGGACAGTAGCTGGCCATTGTCATAAAGCATTTTTTCGAAGTGGGGAATATGCCAATAATGGTCCACCGAATAGCGGGCAAAGCCACCTCCGATCTGGTCATATATACCACCAGATGCTATCTTTTTTAATGTAAAATGGACATGATCTAAGATCTCCCGATCGTCGGCAAGTACGCCATATTTTAGGAAGAATAACCAATTGTTTGGTAGCGGAAATTTGGGCGCTCTTTGATAACCACCTTCTTTTTTATCGAACATCTCGGTCCAAGGGGCAACAATTTCATTTAAGTCGTCGATTGTGTATTGCGCTGGAATAGGATTGATGGGAAGTTTCTCGGCCCGTTGAATACCATTGTTTAGCTTTTCGGCATATTCGAATGCGACTTCGGGTTTCTCCGCCCACATTTGTGCAATTTGCAATAAGATATTCTGCCAGTCGTGCGGTTTGAAATAGGTACCACCGTAAATAGGTCTTCCATCGGGCAGGCAGATACAATTCAATGGCCAGCCCCCGGCATTGGTCATCAGTTGCACCGCAAGCATATACACTTGATCAATATCGGGGCGTTCTTCGCGGTCAATTTTGATCGATACGAAAAACGTATTCATGGTTTGGGCGATGGCTGAGTTTTCAAAACTTTCACGCTCCATCACATGGCACCAATGGCAAGCC
The DNA window shown above is from Sphingobacterium thalpophilum and carries:
- a CDS encoding RNA polymerase sigma factor, which produces MTDSQLIDSLKTDGQEGFVAIYRKFYKQLLFFILGYLKENRVAEEIVADVFVKVWERRSDFYTMENLKAFIYISAKNASLNVIRSERSKGIHESLTNYEDLLVDDRDVFSKMIHAELIHSIFIEVGKLPEKQREVFNMTYLEDKTVEEIAEELQMSPTAVYTNRSRAIHTIRTLLGTKNALTLLAFLSLVGEN
- a CDS encoding SMUG2 DNA glycosylase family protein → MLTFAEKVVLFNKRLHYKGNLPPEFNVINPYLDNPETLVVMEKFYHKYYQDNLQRKFIIGINPSRHGAGVTGVPFTDTKRLASACGIEMQSAHTHEISSVFMYDMIEAYGGPDIFYKQFYINSPFPLAIVRETKPNNWINANYYDDKQLFDMVRPFMLDSLKQHISMGLVTEEVFVLGKKNATFLAKINKEEKLFGKMTVLDHPRYIQQYKSKDKLHFIDNYINLLSGL
- a CDS encoding RagB/SusD family nutrient uptake outer membrane protein, coding for MKNILSMVLLSSTLLVGCGDQWLEKAQPSTSTESSQAIKSVRDAGYALNGIYDIMRGYEYYGARMTYYGDVTGEDMLANGDTKRAAKYYLFDFNKDNTPSSLWYQPYRVLRNANGILTYVNGVPEGQMTEELGDIKGQALTLRAMAHFDLVKVFGAPYTKDNGASLGVPIETEKHASTNKPVRNSVRDVYKQVIEDLENAVNLLSAAKKNGKLNKFGAQLLLARAYLYTGDHAKAFALTNQFIKDAEAAQSSTKGQYILWTNSEYATVWSKDFTSEILFGLSVLKTESGPGKEGIGNLLWRNGYNDIILSDDYMNLIKNDANDVRHKIITKYTSKQVDYYYLNKYPGNTADGENPEFADIPVLRLSEAYLIAAESAVKLGDNANALKYLNAIVTRANPAKSISGVVTLERVMEERRRELVGEGHRLFDAMRNNMRIERKGAAHVSPSLRPETKSFDRTFFKTLMAIPRVEIDANNNIVQNEGY
- a CDS encoding metallophosphoesterase; amino-acid sequence: MKIHLKAKHGGSYGIAVIWYLFVLFGVMQGTVAQSALELGKFDGPYFFYENGDSSCIRVEHGQVLSEKSEHIKAFKVSTEDGKHQFEVWRHPMVAPAWSYRPSKKIVVLSDPHGDFESFYSILNAQKVIGLNYEWTFGSNQLVIIGDVFDRGKDVLPIFWLIYKLEYEAAKAGGQVHFLFGNHEEMVLRGNYKYTQEKYKALAEKVGRDYRDFWSVNTELGKWLQTKNTMEKIGDNLFVHAGLSAAMLDPQWSISAVNDSVRHHLFQQKEERQKSKAATFLFGSEGPLWYRGMVREEEKYLPLPQTELEKLMDVYGARKIFVGHTIFPEVSKFYAGKVYAVNVANEANRLKGHSRGVLLQGAKVIILYDDASKNKYFASNL
- a CDS encoding peptidylprolyl isomerase, which translates into the protein MAIKANDVVALTYRLHTVENGEKVFVEETTAEQPLDFLYGVGMMLPKFEENIADLNVGDKISFELAPDDAYGQKDDRAFAQLPVDMFKETGLPPVGEVLPLQDNQGNQFRAVVAEVTPEVVVADLNHPMAGKTLNFDIEILTVRPATEEELSHGHSHGVDGTQGH
- a CDS encoding TonB-dependent receptor, whose protein sequence is MKKYKYLIIMKMIIMLLLFSIVQLQAGSFAQTVRIKKKNSPIVDVFREIKKQTGYTVLCKSEIISNSPKVSVDFNNLSLDRALNELLSPRGLSYIKEGNSIIVKISDNSRLEQYAPLTNVGWLAEQSPVQGKITDQDGKVLAGVSVAVKGGKKATASDANGNYTIAVSRGSILVFSFVGYERKEVEVNGDVLNVSMHPSLSNLAEVVVTGYGTFKKSDYTGSASTIRTERMSDVPAVDFSTMLQGNAPGVQVNSLSGQPGGSTDIRIRGMGSINAVNRPLFVIDGVPVMSGDISSSSSNNAGLDVMSTLSNADIEQITVIKDAAAASLYGSRAAGGVILITTKSGKAGKPVFSFKGDYGLSSQATDFREVMNGPQRREMLLEGLRNKARYIDKLTDETLIEDFAQNNIDKYAPQPWSGWTDWKKELFRRNSPFRNADLSASGGDSKVSYYTSLGYTNQTGLSYQSGFERLTGRLNVKYKMSDKLELGANILYSNVNQDVNSEGGTYTSPIYSSRHKLTASEPVYNEDGSFFLDFFSNGPRNPKASSLYNYRREKADRSFNTVFANYKFMDGLVFNTTFSLDHTTTRYNSWSDPRTSDGEKTNGSLSTSFTDYNQMVWRNSLTYTKTFAAKHHLDVLGGYEVNRYRRDGMDGAKDNFPSVEKIVLSNGSVLTDLSGSNTEWRLLSYLSRANYNYDDKYFLGGSVRMDGSSRIHRSSRWGTFWSLSGAWKFTKESFMDSLNDVLTDGKIRVSYGTNGTLPSSYFTYMDLTGFGYPYGNNPGIRETQIGNPNLRWEKQNNLNIGLDVRLFDRLGLTFEWYRRQSSDLLNDMPTSLTTGFGSYLTNIGAIRNSGIEVDLNADILRDKAFKWNASLNFGMNKNKTIALADGSEELRDGTSIHRIGQPWYSYYLIEFAGINRETGVPQYYVNDPSNLGSRDITEDYTKANRILYKSVDPKLIGGFTNTFRYKMFDLNFTWTYSLGGNSYDSGASKTELGGKTGYDNIPQYYERRWQKPGDVTDIEMFMVGNTYDMSSVANTRRVHSTDHIRLKNMTFGISLPQQISRRLKVSNIRAYCSGVNLLTFAAYKNYDPEVPVNGTVYFESPKLKTVTFGLDVKF
- a CDS encoding FecR family protein — protein: MTKSMHGTDHIITLLNSYLKGEIHPDTHVELRLLFEQYPELQSMLMELENPENLQQELKIYESLFEADAIKAEERVLSTILDRIDVKSTEQQVSWFKKYRLYAAAAACIIGLIGLGTWKMKQDEQAQTVVDPILLAKDLVPGANKARLQLADGTHVDLDGRYSGILMGSKIQYSDGSVAVNTKEDKGQMMVLSTPRGGQYQISLSDGTKVWLNADTRLRYPNKFIGQTRVVELDGEAYFEVEKMRDKPFVVVTNKEKVEVLGTHFNVYSFPGEQESKVSLLEGKVKVSVPIGKERLLVPGEQALVNGEELSVQQAAVEESIAWKNNEFTFNDEPLGTALTQIARWYDIDIEIAPSVSKIRLWGSVSRLDNFDKVLKIIKMTDDKIKVQIEGRRVKLMK
- the mnmD gene encoding tRNA (5-methylaminomethyl-2-thiouridine)(34)-methyltransferase MnmD; this translates as MEFVTTGDGSKTLFNAEIGECYHSKHGAVQESRHVFIKTGLDHYVQTTGAIDVGILEVGFGTGLNFLQTADFLSDKSVQVEYVGIEGFPLPLSTIAATGYEATVHPTVWASYLNAYEQALLGNVQINAYLKLHIDHTLLMNFQSDRLFDVVYFDAFAAVHQPEMWNDAALGHIAQFVKPGGVFVTYAITGNLKRSMKALGFSIEKTPGAPGKREMLRATKL